A single Osmerus mordax isolate fOsmMor3 chromosome 7, fOsmMor3.pri, whole genome shotgun sequence DNA region contains:
- the LOC136946547 gene encoding nuclear receptor coactivator 6-like codes for MAHQHSPPSVPQGTEFQAADPYPDSDRDSGVGDDAGEDSDGLHDDNALHWSRGERDVRERGDGDFTIFVAFQGNMEDEDFPVKLERVLNGIPSILELDSAIQPQHVEPWNSVRVTFNIPRDAAERLRLLAQNNQQQLRDLGILSVQIEGEGAINVAMGQNRGQEVRVNGPMGAAGQMRMDVGFPGQPGPGGMRMANPSGSMIPPGPSMAGQAMVPGSSGQMHPRAPRPPSQSDAMDPMLPGMSVQQQQQLQHPQAGPHGPGPMPPQAAHHMQALQAGRQLNPAALQQLQLQQQQAQLGPRPPFNPSGQIPVPPGWNPAAQGGPAWRKAPPQAQMGPRPPTLASVQTPSHPPPPYPFGSQQAGQVFNSMGQGQLQQQPGVGQFAAPQPKGPQPGPGVVGLPRPPPPMPSSTGPQGNLTAKSPGSSPSPFQQGSPGTPPMMGARPTTPQGFPQGVGSPGRAVLGQQGNMQQGFMGIPQHGQAGPQVHQGGMGGMPKRPPMGFPNMPGNQNFVQGQVTTSAPGTPGGGANQQLQSSQAMTHTGAPPSVSTPNTMQGSSHAQPNVMGLHSGMAGQPPGTTSGPSMGQPQPGLQTQMMGLQHQAQPVSSSPSQMGQGQGQTVLSRPLNPGQRGGMTPPKQMMSQQGQGVMHGQGQMVGGQGHQAMLLQQQQQQQQNSMMEQMVANQMQGNKQAFGGKAQAGVMPGQMMRGPSPNVPANLAQFQAQVGQQQMTPQQQQQMAQMQQQQLQQQHQLQQQQLQQQQQQQQQQQQHQQQMTQQQPQQVPISANPNQAMGMHGQQMRLPSGHPLVQQQLQQQQLQQQQKQQQQQQAMLQQQQAAQQHPHPLGDPTGGTGDMGVQQMLPDMQAQQQQQQGMMGGPQHMQVGNGHFPGHGMNFNPQFTGQIPMGACGQPGGFPVNKDVTLTSPLLVNLLQSDISASQFGPGGKQGAGGPNQAKPKKKKPPRKKKPKVGEGQQAVEGLGGLDGPSGLEDSELPGLSGEQGVGMDAPGPKLNDFPNRPSGFPGQPGDQRVLQQVPMQFMQQQHQQQQQQMQHMQQQQMQQMQQQQQIQQQQIQQQQQLQMQQQMQMQGLQGPPGQQGAAGPQAQPQGQPQMHPHQLQQQQPQQPQQPHHQQQQQQQQQQMMMMMKMQQEQAKSRMPLAPGGQHPPRGMGTPAEGLRLPVSQQGNMSVMINLQGHGVPPSPDKNRGMPLMVNPQLAGATRRMSHPDAGQGPQGPGSEEAPGGAHTMQDRPGGPEMALQAGNGAQQLVVNQGPNAHMMKPGPGPSAMPHNPGASPQQQIPPQPQQGGPMPGLHFPNVPTTSQSSRPKTPNRASPRPYHHPLTPTNRPPSTEPSEINLSPERLNASIAGLFPPKINIPLPPRQPNLSRGFDQQGLNPTTLKAIGQAPPSLTLPGNNNGSGGGNNGQQPFPTGGGAAGGGGKPDKQPGGGQAKRASPSNSRRSSPASSRKATPSPGRQKVAKMALTSPPHQQQMVNPPGQPMMLSPTSVPPSPGSAPPVVGPGLDAQQPQNPIQGNPTETPREGQGMAQPPPVREQVAPRLASPRGPTPQESKSGPEQTGTVERPLTLSAAPQQDPVSAGSPALRDAPTSLNQLLDIAGTPSGPPRPTQGTPTGDATGTESPKPSGGPERPLNLPSGSQPNSDLAAPVCSAPAGNEPDSKAKLTSVSSPHLSGSSSSLQANASLNPNTNSNLNPNPNSSPSVNLQSQNPVPTPSSSPSVTLGSSPNPATAVSHSSPTSSVSPGLNPNLALASKPTLNPGPTKPVTSVPAVLQIPAAAAPAPPGQITVFVTSSPMAAISSPSHKAPSPAPLSSMAAIPNKNPMRPQDVRQQVPTIPAPPRPPHLSTTTATFMNPILQVPAASVAPNAPAVSQAVSMAGPLPMSTASIQLTSATVTVSTQPSSTASVASAQPARTLVGKVQTAATGSPPSQVSFGMSPPPQQQGPSTPKLDPSAQKSSAPVGSPSPRPSSSPTASVPLQQPLGSPPPCSSPGATACTRKSPMSPVSVAQVKSNTVQAAAPVASTPEPTRSPEERPAQPPDVPITPGLSAGAGPPQASPPPPPAPVTQTEAPAPQTQAVPTVTVPPPLPTPAPAQTPAPALAPLTSPTTTAPPPPGTPRSPPVQSPPPSSAPSAALPKPPNPPEVPPAAASSPAAPNPPEAQPVQASPPATELPSQPAAPPGSPSLADNTQTNPAPVQTEESQPEEPAASEKTDEVSNVTEPGWAKKRKTPVNLVPRVAVEKPKGPSRRSSRAEKEPEEEPVTDSVQRKRSARPGASAAAKETGASPTQAKRRKSK; via the exons gagatttTACAATATTTGTTGCTTTTCAAGGTAATATGGAGGATGAAGACTTCCCTGTTAAACTTGAGAGGGTTTTGAACGGAATACCAAGCATTCTTGAATTGG ACTCTGCGATACAGCCCCAGCATGTGGAGCCATGGAACAGTGTGCGGGTCACCTTCAACATTCCCCGGGACGCAGCGGAGCGCCTCAGACTGCTGGCCCAGAACAATCAGCAGCAGCTCAGAGACCTGGGGATCCTCTCTGTGCAGATAGAAG GCGAAGGAGCCATCAACGTAGCCATGGGGCAGAACAGGGGTCAGGAGGTCAGGGTGAACGGGCCGATGGGAGCAGCTGGACAGATGAGGATGGATGTGGGCTTCCCAGGTCAGCCTGGTCCAG GAGGTATGAGGATGGCTAACCCTTCAGGGTCCATGATTCCCCCTGGTCCTAGCATGGCTGGCCAGGCGATGGTCCCAGGCAGCAGTGGGCAGATGCACCCCAgagcccccagacccccctcacAGTCCG ATGCAATGGACCCAATGCTCCCCGGCATGTctgtccagcagcagcagcagctccagcaccCCCAGGCTGGCCCCCACGGCCCCGGCCCCATGCCCCCCCAGGCGGCCCACCACATGCAGGCCCTGCAGGCCGGGAGACAGCtcaaccctgctgccctccagcaactccagctccagcagcagcaagcCCAGCTGGGCCCCAGGCCTCCGTTCAACCCCTCCGGCCAGATCCCTGTCCCTCCAGGCTGGAACCCTGCTGCCCAGGGAGGCCCGGCCTGGAGGAAAGCCCCACCCCAGGCCCAGatgggcccccggccccccactCTTGCCTCGGTTCAGACCCCAagccaccctccacccccgtaCCCGTTTGGTAGTCAGCAAGCTGGCCAGGTGTTCAACTCCATGGGACAGGGACAGTTGCAGCAGCAGCCAGGGGTGGGACAGTTTGCTGCTCCCCAGCCCAAAGGCCCCCAGCCTGGACCTGGAGTAGTAGGGCTCCCTAGACCTCCTCCACCCATGCCATCCTCCACTGGGCCACAGGGCAATCTCACCGCCAAGTCCCCCGGTTCTTCCCCATCCCCATTCCAGCAAGGTTCGCCAGGGACCCCGCCCATGATGGGGGCAAGACCGACAAccccacagggtttcccacaAGGGGTGGGGTCACCAGGCAGGGCAGTCCTTGGCCAGCAGGGTAACATGCAACAAGGGTTCATGGGAATACCCCAGCATGGACAAGCAGGGCCTCAAGTTCATCAAGGAGGAATGGGAG GAATGCCTAAGCGTCCTCCAATGGGCTTCCCCAACATGCCAGGGAACCAAAACTTTGTCCAAGGTCAGGTGACCACCAGTGCTCCAGGCACCCCTGGTGGGGGAGCCAATCAGCAGCTCCAGAGCAGCCAAGCTATGACCCACACAG GAGCTCCACCTTCCGTATCCACTCCCAACACCATGCAGGGCTCCTCCCACGCCCAGCCCAATGTTATGGGCCTTCATAGCGGTATGGCAGGCCAGCCCCCAGGCACCACTTCTGGCCCAAGCATGGGCCAGCCTCAGCCTGGCCTCCAGACCCAGATGATGGGCCTCCAGCACCAGGCCCAGCCcgtgtcctcctcccccagccagaTGGGTCAGGGCCAGGGTCAGACTGTCCTCTCCAGGCCCCTCAACcccgggcagagaggagggatgaccCCACCTAAGCAGATGATGTCCCAGCAGGGCCAGGGGGTGATGCATGGGCAGGGTCAGATGGTTGGAGGCCAGGGGCACCAGGCTAtgctcctgcagcagcagcagcagcagcaacagaacTCCATGATGGAGCAAATGGTGGCGAATCAGATGcaaggaaacaagcaggcgTTTGGTGGGAAGGCTCAGGCGGGGGTGATGCCAGGGCAGATGATGCGAGGTCCCTCTCCCAACGTACCGGCTAACCTGGCCCAGTTCCAGGCCCAGGTAGGCCAGCAGCAGATGACcccgcagcagcagcagcaaatgGCTCAGATGCAACAGCAGCAGTTGCAGCAACAGCATCAGCTACAGCAACAACaactacagcagcagcagcagcagcagcagcagcaacagcagcatcaaCAACAGATGACACAGCAACAGCCACAGCAAGTTCCTATCAGCGCCAACCCGAACCAAGCCATGGGCATGCATGGCCAGCAGATGAGACTCCCTAGTGGGCACCCTCTGGTTCAGCAGCAGTTGCAGCAACAGCAGCTTCAGcagcaacaaaaacaacagcagcagcagcaggccatGCTGCAACAGCAGCAAGCCGCCCAACAGCACCCCCATCCGCTGGGGGATCCTACCGGTGGTACAGGAGACATGGGGGTCCAGCAGATGCTGCCAGACATGCAGgcacagcaacagcagcagcaaggcATGATGGGAGGGCCCCAGCACATGCAGGTGGGCAACGGGCACTTTCCAGGGCACGGCATGAACTTCAACCCCCAGTTTACGGGTCAGATACCCATGGGAGCGTGCGGTCAGCCCGGAGGTTTCCCTGTCAACAAGGATGTGACGCTGACCAGTCCGCTGCTGGTCAATCTGCTTCAGAGCGATATCTCAGCCAGCCAGTTTGGCCCTGGTGGgaagcagggggcaggggggcccaaCCAGGCAAAACCCAAGAAGAAGAAACCACCACGGAAGAAGAAGCCCAAAGTTGGGGAGGGCCAGCAGGCTGTGGAGGGGCTTGG GGGTCTGGATGGGCCATCAGGCCTGGAAGACTCTGAGCTGCCAGGCCTCAGtggggagcagggggtggggATGGACGCCCCGGGCCCCAAACTCAACGACTTCCCCAACAGGCCCTCCG ggttcccaggccagccaggagaCCAGAGAGTTCTGCAGCAGGTGCCCATGCAGTTTATGCAACAACAgcatcagcaacaacaacaacaaatgcaGCACATGCAACAACAGCAGATGCAGCAgatgcagcagcagcaacaaatcCAACAacagcaaattcaacaacaacaacagctgcagaTGCAGCAGCAGATGCAGATGCAGGGGCTGCAGGGTCCTccaggccagcagggggcagcagggccTCAGGCACAACCTCAAGGCCAGCCTCAGATGCACCCTCACcagttacaacaacaacagccccaGCAACCACAGCAACCACACcaccaacaacagcagcagcagcaacaacagcag atgatgatgatgatgaagatgcagcagGAGCAGGCCAAGAGCCGCATGCCCCTCGCGCCAGGAGGGCAGCACCCCCCCAGGGGGATGGGCACCCCCGCTGAGGGCCTGAGGCTGCCGGTGTCCCAGCAGGGAAACATGTCCGTCATGATCAACCTGCAGGGCCACGGAGTCCCTCCTTCCCCTGATAAGAACAGAGGGATGCCCCTCATGGTCAACCCCCAG CTGGCTGGAGCAACAAGGAGGATGTCCCACCCTGATGCAGGGCAGGGTCCCCAGGGACCGGGGTCCGAGGAGGCTCCTGGAGGAGCCCACACCATGCAGGATAGACCGGGGGGCCCGGAGATGGCCCTGCAGGCTGGGAACGGAGCCCAACAGTTGGTGGTCAACCAGGGCCCCAACGCCCACATGATGAAGCCGGGCCCCGGTCCCTCCGCCATGCCCCACAACCCTGGAGCCAGCCCCCAGCAGCAGATACCCCCTCAGCCCCAGCAAGGAGGCCCAATGCCTGGCCTCCACTTTCCCAACGTCCCCACCACCTCCCAAAGCTCCAGGCCCAAAACCCCGAACCGGGCCAGCCCCAGACCGTAccaccaccctctcacccccaccaacCGTCCACCCAGCACCGAGCCCTCTGAGATCAACCTGTCCCCAGAGAGGCTGAACGCCTCCATCGCTGGCCTCTTCCCTCCCAAGATCAacatccctctgcccccccgccAGCCCAACCTAAGCAGGGGCTTCGACCAGCAGGGCCTGAACCCCACCACACTGAAAGCCATAGGGCAGGCCCCTCCTAGTTTAACTCTGCCCGGCAACAACAACGGCAGCGGTGGGGGTAACAACGGCCAGCAGCCTTTTCCAACAGGCGGCGGCGCGGCGGGCGGTGGTGGGAAGCCGGACAAgcagccaggaggaggccaggcgaAGAGGGCCAGTCCCAGCAACAGCCGCAGGTCCAGCCCGGCTTCCAGCCGCAAAGCCACCCCCAGCCCAGGCAGGCAGAAGGTGGCCAAGATGGCGcttacctcccctccccaccagcaGCAGATGGTCAACCCCCCGGGACAGCCCATGATGCTGAGCCCCACCTCGGTGCCTCCCAGCCCGGGTTCTGCTCCCCCAGTGGTCGGGCCAGGCCTGGATGCCCAACAACCTCAGAACCCCATCCAGGGGAACCCCACCGAAACACCCAGGGAAGGGCAGGGCATGGCCCAGCCCCCGCCTGTGAGGGAGCAGGTGGCTCCAAGGCTGGCCAGCCCTCGCGGGCCTACTCCCCAGGAGTCTAAATCGGGGCCGGAGCAGACGGGGACAGTGGAGAGGCCCCTCACCCTTTcagcagctcctcagcaggaccCCGTGTCAGCGGGTTCTCCTGCCCTCAGAGATGCCCCCACATCCCTCAACCAGCTACTGGACATCGCAGGCACCCCCAGTGGGCCTCCAAGGCCCACTCAGGGTACTCCAACTGGGGACGCCACTGGAACAGAGAGCCCTAAACCTTCTGGAGGCCCAGAGAGACCGCTGAATCTCCCCAGCGGCTCTCAGCCGAACTCTGACTTGGCAGCACCTGTTTGCTCAGCTCCTGCAGGGAATGAGCCAGACTCGAAGGCCAAGCTTACCTCTGTATCCAGCCCCCACTTATCTGGCAGCAGTTCAAGCTTACAGGCTAACGCCAGTCTAAATCCCAACACTAACTCaaacctgaaccctaaccccaactcTAGCCCTAGTGTCAATCTCCAGTCCCAGAATCCAGTCCCCACTCCTAGTTCCAGTCCCTCTGTCACCCTCGGCTCAAGTCCCAACCCGGCTACCGCAGTCAGCCACAGCAGTCCCACATCCAGTGTCAGCCCCGGTCTAAACCCCAACCTTGCGCTCGCTTCGAAGCCGACCCTTAACCCCGGTCCAACCAAACCGGTGACCAGTGTCCCTGCGGTCCTGCAGATTCCTGCTGCCGCCGCCCCTGCCCCGCCTGGCCAGATTACCGTCTTTGTCACCTCCAGCCCCATGGccgccatctcctccccctcccacaaggccccatctccagcccccctctcgtCCATGGCGGCCATCCCCAACAAGAACCCCATGAGACCTCAAGATGTCCGTCAGCAGGTCCCCAccatccctgcccctcctcgcccccctcacttatccaccaccaccgccacgtTTATGAACCCCATCCTCCAGGTCCCGGCTGCCTCTGTGGCCCCCAACGCCCCTGCAGTGTCCCAGGCCGTCTCCATGGCGGGGCCTCTCCCGATGTCCACGGCATCCATTCAGCTCACCTCTGCCACAGTTACggtctccacccagccctcctccacagccagCGTGGCCAGCGCTCAGCCCGCCAGAACACTAGTAGGGAAGGTCCAGACAGCTGCCACTggctcccccccatcccaagtGTCGTTTGGcatgtccccccctccccagcagcaaGGCCCTAGCACTCCCAAACTGGACCCCTCCGCCCAGAAGTCCAGTGCCCCTGTCGGGAGTCCGTCGCCCCGTCCCAGCTCTTCTCCCACAGCCTcggttccccttcagcagccCCTGggctcccctccaccctgctccagcCCTGGAGCCACAGCATGCACCCGCAAGAGCCCCATGTCTCCGGTCTCTGTCGCCCAAGTTAAGAGTAATACTGTCCAGGCTGCCGCACCTGTGGCCAGCACACCCGAGCCCACACGCAGCCCAGAGGAAAGGCCTGCCCAGCCCCCAGATGTGCCCATCACGCCTGGCCTCAGTGCTGGGGCAGGGCCCCCTcaggcctcccctcctccacctcctgcccccGTCACCCAGACAGAAGCTCCGGCTCCACAGACCCAGGCTGTTCCAACAGTCAccgttccccctcctctccccactcctgcTCCCGCTCAGACTCCAGCCCCAGCTCTGGCCCCTCTTACCAGCCCCACCACTactgccccaccccctcctggtACCCCTCGTTCCCCTCCGGTCCAAagtccccctccatcctccgccCCCAGTGCTGCCCTCCCCaagccccccaaccctccagaAGTCCCCCCTGCAGCTGCATCTTCCCCAGCcgcccctaaccctccagaggCCCAGCCTGTCCAGGCTTCTCCCCCAGCCACGGAGcttcccagccagccagcagctcCACCAGGGTCCCCATCTCTGGCAGACAACACCCAGACCAACCCAG CTCCAGTTCAAACTGAAGAATCCCAGCCAGAAGAGCCTGCTGCCAGTGAAAAGACTG ATGAGGTGTCCAACGTAACAGAACCGGG ATGGGCAAAGAAAAGAAAGACTCCCGTCAACTTAGTCCCAAG GGTGGCCGTGGAGAAGCCCAAGGGGCCCAGCAGACGGAGCTCGCGGGCGGAGAAGGAGCCGGAGGAGGAGCCAGTGACTGACAGTGTGCAGAGGAAGAGGTCGGCCCGACCCGGAGCCAGTGCTGCTGCAAAAG AAACTGGTGCCAGTCCTACCCAGGCCAAACGAAGGAAATCTAAATAG